The genomic interval TCTGGTCGGACATTAGAGAAAATTCGGAAATGTTGGGGCAATTAGATTGACTCACCGGACGGTACTGTCCATACTGCCAGAGATTATTTGGGGATCTGAATCTTGAGTTTTGACATCGGCAACTGTGCTTGTGTGTCCTGTGAGGGTGAAAATATTTGCTCGCGATCTCATATCCCAGACCTAAAGCAGAGGTAAGATAAGGTTGACACCTGGGCCCAATGTATCACTCACTCGAACGCTCGCATCTCGACCAGCAGTTACAAGCACATCCAACGTAGGGTGAACTCTAAGCCATGCGATAAgtataaagaaaagatacatCAAGAATACTCACGATAGAGAGTAAACACCAGAGAAATGTCCATGATAATGTCGGATAACTTTGTTGGTTTCGAGATCCCAACATTTGACCATTTTATCTTCAGCACACGAGAAAAGATAGGGATGTCGATCCGAAACAGCCAGCCCTCTTATGGTAGAGATATGACCGGTTAGAGAGAGTTTTAACTCTCCAGAAGCGAGATCCCAAATCTTAACGACACGGTCTCCGGCTCCTGTGGCAAACCACTGATTCCCTGGATCAACTGTGACAGCTCTAACCCATCCCATGTGGCCAGAAATGACTCTTGAGAGCTTCCCTATAATCGTCTGTCAGTAACAATATCAGATAGGGCCACCACATACATTCAGGATGAAAGTCTGGCTTGACTTCCCgagcttccttcttcctcatcaacgCTTGCGACAACTTGGATCCTGAATGGCCGCCCTCTGCTGCGAGTCCTTGTTGATGTCTGAATCTTACAAGAGATCGAGGCTCTGCCGTAGGTTCTTGAGTTATCGATGATCTGTTACAAATTCAGTAAAAGCAAGTTTCCAGCCTGCAAGTAAAAGCACAACTCACGTTGGTCCCGCTTCTGGTCCACCAATTAGTTTTACATCGGGCCCAGCAACACCTGGTGCTGCAACAGTAGCATGTGTAGGTCGCTTAGGTCCCGCAGGACCGGCTTGCTGGGCTTGTAATACTGGCGGTAAGATTTGAATATCTTTATATTCCAGGGCAAGTTTGGCAGCGAGCTTTATTTTGCTCCTAGTCAACCCAAACATGAGACACGGTTTGAAAGAAGTCGATATTAATGCTTACGCTCTTGAAAGTCCATCATCTATTATCCCTTCCTCAGGCGTATAAAGTACTCTTGTTCGTTTTGAACCTGTCCGTACCAAGTCTGctaaagatggaagattgTTACTTCCTGAAGGCTCTGCTGCGCTTGATACTGCTGGTGCCGACATTagttttgaagaaaaacaaaagatggacaCAATTCAAAATTACTATTCTTTACAAGTTGATTCTTTTGATGAATGAGGTAGAGAGATTGACGGAAAGAAAATTATCAGAGGAATTTATTTACACGTCACGGCGTCAAGATGGGCCAAATATTCAATAATAACAATAACAATAAAGTATATATCTTTTGGAAGTCATTTGTATTCTTTACTTTATGAACAATCTGATTTGAATGCAGAGTACAGCACGTCTATTGTTGATATCATGAAGAAAGCAGCGGAAACTCACTTCATAATTATGTGTTGCATGGGTAATACAAATGATCAATCTCCTGACTTAACTACTTGAGGCATTGACTCTATTCATCGTCTCTCTTTGTCAGTTTGGTTGCCGCTCTTGGAGCAACTGTTCttcccttctttttgtctttgtccGGTGCTGCATGTACATGATGACTTGGTGCAGCATCAAATCCGGGTACTGTCATCTCCCATGCGTAGTCTAAAATCATCAGCAACACTGTCAATCTCCCAGATAAAAAAGCGCACCAATATACCGCGCCATGTCCTTGAGCTCGACTTTGTCGCCTCCTCTGTGCTTCGCCATCCTGACAGCTCCTTCCAAACCCTGCTCAAGCATCCTATCCATAATTTCGCTCA from Cryptococcus depauperatus CBS 7841 chromosome 6, complete sequence carries:
- a CDS encoding pre-mRNA-splicing factor PRP46, coding for MSAPAVSSAAEPSGSNNLPSLADLVRTGSKRTRVLYTPEEGIIDDGLSRASKIKLAAKLALEYKDIQILPPVLQAQQAGPAGPKRPTHATVAAPGVAGPDVKLIGGPEAGPTSSITQEPTAEPRSLVRFRHQQGLAAEGGHSGSKLSQALMRKKEAREVKPDFHPEWKLSRVISGHMGWVRAVTVDPGNQWFATGAGDRVVKIWDLASGELKLSLTGHISTIRGLAVSDRHPYLFSCAEDKMVKCWDLETNKVIRHYHGHFSGVYSLSVHPTLDVLVTAGRDASVRVWDMRSRANIFTLTGHTSTVADVKTQDSDPQIISGSMDSTVRLWDLAAGKCMTTLTHHKKSVRALAVHPTEYSFVSASSGGNNIKKWKCPEGIFVNNFVGHESIINTLSVNSEGVLFSGADNGTLTLWDYKTGLPFQHLKDIPQPGSLDAEAGVFCSTFDKTGTRLITGGADKTVKIYSEQA